The Artemia franciscana chromosome 11, ASM3288406v1, whole genome shotgun sequence genome has a segment encoding these proteins:
- the LOC136032775 gene encoding uncharacterized protein LOC136032775: MTDEDAQRVYARKLAGDRESQKRKRAEELPEQRESRLAAKRESEKRKHAEELPEQRRSRLAAKRECEKRKHAEELPEQRRSRLAAKRECEKRKHAEELPEQRESRLAAKRESEKRKHAEELPEQRRSRLAAKRECEKRKHAEELPEQRRSRLAAKRECEKRKHAEELPEQRESRLAAKRESEKRKHAEELPEQRRSRLAAKTECEKRRRAEELQEQQEIRLAADRESKKRKRAEESKDQQEIRLAADRESKKRKRAEESEQSESYRLAFRYNPVDDYSLSSCVQIGTMSKICPYCKALKFNGETMGMCCASGKVKLPLLAAPPEPLKTFLTGTTSESKRFLSKIRQYNSCFQMTSFGAQIENPDQFMSTFKVKGQIYHKAGSLLPLLGENHKFLQLYFISDRNSELNARCEMSPNVGRTIVSQLQHLFHENNNLVRLFKTAIDLMPTDTHKIVISADKTPPGQHVRRYNAPTIDEVAIVMVGDQFLPRDIILHKRNAQLLRIAETHRCYDALQYPIIFWDGADGYHFNIKLMNPATNKEMNKKCSAMHYYSYRLMIRQDEENYILKCRELFHQFVVDMYAKIESERLLYIRLNQTKLRSEQYIHLRDAVINDGNTTNVGRLTILPSSYAGSPRHMHEYAQDAIAYVRLYGRPDLFITFTCNQSWDEILQLLLQGQSAVHRHDITARVFRQKLKSLINYLVKHEVFGSVRCWMYSVEWQKRGNFKAE, encoded by the coding sequence atgactgatgaagatgctcaaagagtctatgccagaaaacttgctggtgatagagaaagtcagaaaagaaagcgtgccgaggaactaccagagcaacgcgaaagcagacttgctgctaaaagagaaagtgaaaaaagaaagcatgccgaggaactaccagagcaacgcagaagcagacttgctgctaaaagagaatgtgaaaaaagaaagcatgccgaggaactaccagagcaacgcagaagcagacttgctgctaaaagagaatgtgaaaaaagaaagcatgccgaggaactaccagagcaacgcgaaagcagacttgctgctaaaagagaaagtgaaaaaagaaagcatgccgaggaactaccagagcaacgcagaagcagacttgctgctaaaagagaatgtgaaaaaagaaagcatgccgaggaactaccagagcaacgcagaagcagacttgctgctaaaagagaatgtgaaaaaagaaagcatgccgaggaactaccagagcaacgcgaaagcagacttgctgctaaaagagaaagtgaaaaaagaaagcatgccgaggaactaccagagcaacgcagaagcagacttgctgctaaaacagaatgtgaaaaaagaaggcgggccgaggaattacaagaacagcaagaaatcaggcttgctgctgatagagaaagtaagaaaagaaagcgtgccgaggaatcaaaagaccagcaggaaatcaggcttgctgctgatagagaaagtaagaaaagaaagcgtgccgaggaatcagagcaatctgaaagttatcgcctggcattcaggtacaacccagtcgatgattatagcttgagtagctgtgttcaaatcgggacaatgtccaaaatttgtccctattgcaaggccttgaaattcaatggtgaaacaatgggaatgtgttgcgcctcaggaaaagttaaacttcctctattggctgcaccaccagagccattgaagactttccttactggaactacgtcagaatctaagcgttttttgtcaaaaatcagacaatacaactcatgtttccaaatgacgtcgtttggagcccaaatcgaaaatccagatcaatttatgtctacttttaaagtaaaagggcaaatttatcataaagcagggtcccttctaccattattaggcgagaatcataaatttttacaattgtacttcatcagtgatagaaattctgaattgaatgcacgttgcgaaatgtCTCCCAACGTTggaaggacaatcgtttcccaattgcaacatcttttccacgaaaataataatttagtgcgtctgttcaaaacagccatcgatttgatgcctactgatactcataaaattgttatttccgctgacaaaacgcctcctggccaacatgtgcgtagatacaatgctccgactattgacgaagtggcaatcgttatggtcggtgatcagtttttacctcgagatattattctacataagcgaaacgcccagttgttaagaattgctgaaactcatcgatgctacgatgccctacaatatcctatcattttttgggatggagccgacggctatcactttaatattaaattgatgaatccagccactaacaaagaaatgaataagaaatgcagtgcaatgcattattattcctatagactaatgattcggcaggatgaagaaaattatattttaaaatgccgtgaattgtttcaccaatttgtcgtggatatgtatgcaaaaattgaatcagaacgtttgctatatatccgcctgaatcagaccaagctccgctctgaacaatacattcatttgcgagatgcagttataaatgacggtaataccacaaacgttggaagattaacaattttaccttcgtcatatgctggcagtccacgtcatatgcatgaatatgctcaagatgctattgcgtatgttcgtctctatggtcgtccagatttatttattacatttacatgtaatcaatcttgggacgagatactgcagcttttacttcaaggacaatcggcggttcataggcatgacattacggcacgtgtcttccggcaaaagttgaaatcactgataaactaccttgtaaaacatgaagtgtttgggtcagtgcgatgctggatgtactcagtggaatggcaaaaacgag